The DNA region GAACGCGATGACGAACGCGGTGCCCCGGCGCGCCGAGGCGTCGACGTCGAGCCGGCCGCCATGGACGTCGGCGATCCGCTTGACCAGAGCCAGGCCGACGCCGAGATGACCGGTCTTGGTCGAGACGCCGCGATCGAAGATGCGGCTGCGAAGTGCGGCCGGGAACCCACAGCCCGTGTCGGCAACGGTGACGAGGATGCGGTCGCCGTCCTGCCGGCTCCCCACGTACAGCTCCCGCTCACCCGGCGGTGTGGCGGCCATCGCCTGTATCGCATTCACCATCAGGTTCAGGAACATCAGGTAGAGAAGCGTCTGCTGCCCGCAGACGTCTGGTAGCGGTTCGGTCAGCGCCAGGTGCGCGCGCACGCCGCACTCGTCCATCGCCACGGCCACTTCCGCGATCGCGGCCCGCAGCGCGTCGTTGACGGTCGCCCGGCCGGCGGTCAGCCGTTCGCCGCTGAAGAGCGCACGCAGTCCGTCAATCACGGTCGCGGCTCGCGCGGCCTCCCGCTCGATGTCGACCAGCGTGTCGGCCAGGGCCCCGCCCTGATCGGCCGTGGCCGGCAGGCGTGTGGCCAGCACACGGGCCGCCTCTGCGTTGAGGATGAGCGCCGCAAGCGGCTGCGTCAGTTCATGGGCCAGGGCCGCGGCGAACGCCTCCTGGCCGGGGCTCACCTCCTCGGCGTGCTCCCGGGCTCGCTCGCGCACCGGCGAGTGCTGGTCGGGGTGCAGGGGGGCCGTCACCGCGAGCGTGGGGAGGAGTGCATGCAACTTGCCCATGGCGATCCTTCAGCTAGGTTTCCGGGCGGACGTGGGGGCGTGGCGCGATCGGGCGGCCCATGAATGCCGCACGAGCCTTCCGATCGACGTGTGCCGTGTGCCGTGACCGCACCATACGTGTCGGCGCGTCAGGCCAGCAACCGGCTTTCGGCGGCGGCGCGTGAAATTACACGCAGTCGTCGGCGAAAAAACTACGAGTCGGTACGGAGGCCAACCGCAAGCACTTCATGGTCGAGCTGCTCGAGGCGCGTCGAGAACGAGTCGTCATGCCACGGATTGGTCGACGGTGCCCGTGATCGACTGGTACGACGGGCGCCTGGCCTCGCACCCGGGGCCGCATCGACGCCGCGACTGGCCGGCTCCGGGTCATTCACGTGACCGCCGCGCATGCCGATGACCTGATCGACGACCCGACATGGTCAGCAACCTCGCGCCCACCCGACGCTCGCAGACGCCTCCCGCGGATCGCCGCGTGCGTCGACTCGCGCTGCCCGACTGCCCGTCGTGTCACCTCCCGCTGCAGGTCGACGTCCGGTCCAGGGACACGTTGTACGCGCGTTGCCAGTGGTGCGGACACCGGCGGATGGTCGCCAAGCCGGACGTGACGCCCGCGACGCCGCTGGGCTGACGGGGCAGGTGCCCCGGGCCATCGCGGCATCAGCCGTCCGAGGGGTGTAGAGGCAGCCGCTGCCCGCCACTCGCCCCACCAATCACCAGCCGAGGCGTCGTCGCCATTCCTCGCAGGGAATCGGCGGGGCACGTCGCGGGAACGGGCGGACGTTCTCCAGTTCGCCGGGGCGGCCGAATCCGAACAGCTGCGACATGTCCGCGAAGCACGACAGGGGAGCGCTCGGCATCAGGCGAAGCTCGTACCCCTCGTTCCGGCCCTGCTGCGCTGGCACGAGGGCCATGGTGTTGATCGCGTCGAACACCTGGGCGAAGCGGAGCGGACCGGCGTCCCAGGGATCGAGGCCGAGGTCGAAGATGAGCCGCGCCACCGACTCCCGAGCGCGCGGGTCGTTGCCGGCAATCAGGATCGTCGGTGGCGTGCCGACCAGCAGCGGATCGACGAAGTACGCCATCAGGGGCAGGTTGACCCTCACCACTCGGGCCGTCGCGTGCCGGGACTGGAGGCGTTCGCTTCCCGACGGCCCCGGGACGAGTTCCAGGTAGCCATCGGCTGCGACCCGCTTCTGTCCACCACTCACGTCGATGACGATCTTGCCGTCCAGCGTCCCCAGGCCGTCGCTGACCTCGTCGAGCACGTTCCTCGGGACCGCCAGGACGACGATCGCCGCGGCGGCGGTTGCGTCGCGAGGCGTGACGGCGGCCGCATTCGGCCCGCTCCTCGCCACGAGCGCGCGCACCGAGTCGCGGACCGGATCGCGGCTGCCGTAGACCACGCGGTACCCGGCGCGGCCGATCGCCGGGCCGAGCGTCCCGGCGAGCGTGCCCGTGCCGATCACGGCCACGACCGGCTTGTCCGGGGCCGACGCTGGCGGTGCCGCTTGCTGTGCCGACGGCACGACGGTCGCCATGACGCACGCGCACACGACCGCGAGCGGGACTCGATGCATGAGGCCTCCTTGACTGAATCGATGCTCAGCATACCCCGCAGGTCTCGTCCGTGAGGCCGGCGAAGCAGCCCCGACCCTGGCGCGGTGGTGCCTCGCCGACCGGGCCCGGTCGGTGCTTCAGCTGCCGGGATGCAGGGCGCCGCGGAGCGCGGTGATCGCCTGGGCAATCGCCCCTCGCGCTGCCGGCGTCTCGGCGAGCGGGTTGAGCATCACGAAGTCGTGGACCGTCTGGTTGTAGCGCACCGACGTCACGCGCACCCCGGCGGCGGAGAGCTTCGACGCATACTCCTCGCCCTCGTCCTGCAGGATGTCACCGTCGGTGATCAGCAGGCAGTCGGGCAGCCCGCGCAGTTGCTCCACGCTCGCGCGCACCGGGTAGGCCGTGACGTCGGTCTCGCTGCCATCGAGGCCCTGCAGGTCGAACATCCACTTCATCGTGTCGGCGATGAGCCACGGGCCATCGGCGTACTGCCGGTACGACGGCCGGTCCGACAGGTAGTCCAGCAGCGGGTAGAACAGCACCTGGTATGCGATGCTGGGCCCCTGCCGCGCCTTGGCCATCAACGTCAGGGCGGCGGCCATGTTGCCGCCCACGCTGTCGCCCGCCACGGCGACGCGCGAGGGATCGATGCCGAGGTCCGCCGCGTGCGCCACGGCGTGGACCAACGAGGCGTACGCCTGCTCGTTCTGCGTCGGGTACCTGGCCTCGGGTGAGTTGACGTAGTCCACGAAGACGACGGTCGCGCCGACGCCGGCCGCCAGCTCACGAACCAGCCGATCGTGGGTGATGGTGTCGCCCAGCACCCACCCGCCGCCATGACAATAGAGCAGGAGCGGCAACGGCCCCCTGGCGCCCTGCGGTCGCACGATGCGGATGCGGGTCTCGCCCGTCGGGCCCACCGGGAACGTCGTGTCGACGACGTCGGCCGGGGGCGCCGGCACAGGCGCGGACTGCAGGTCGGTGAGTACCTTGTGCGCGGCCGCCGGCGACATCGTGTACAACGGCGGCGCCCCCGCCAGGCTGTCGATGAACGCCCGGGTGACTGGCTCGAGCCGATCACGCGAGTGGCCTCCCCTCTCGTCTCGGGTCGGGTGGTCCTGGGGCAGGCTGCTGGATGACATGGACACGCTCCTGTGCTTCGGGTGGACGAACGACGGTGGACGCTGGGGGGACCGTCTGACGCGCGGCAGGACGGGTGTTCTCACGTGGACGCAGGCCACCGTGGTTCAGGGGCTGTCGTCGCGGGTGACCAGCGCGCGGGCCCCCGGCGCTGATGAGGCCTGCCTGGGGATGCCGAGCCGCTGCATGCGTGCGAGCAGCGTCGTGCGTGGCAGGCCCAGGCGCGATGCGGCGCCATTCCAGCCGCCGATGACGCCGTTGGTGCTGCGCAGCGTCTCGATGATGTGATCGCGCTCGACGTCGGCCAGGGTGCGCAGCGAGGTGCCCTGCAGCACCGGCAGCGGCCCGAGGCCGTGTGGCGTCGCGAGCGTCTCGCCGCGCGTCGCGATCACCGCGCGCTCGACCACGTTCTGCAACTCGCGCACGTTGCCCGGCCAGGGCTGGTCGGCCAGGCGATCGAGCAGGGCGCTCGGCACTTCGGGCACGTGCCTGCCGTGACGCCGGGCAAATGTGCGCACGAAGTGGCGGACCAGCAGCGGGATGTCCTCGCGGCGCTGGCGCAGCGGCGGAATGACGATCGGGAAGACGTTGAGGCGATAGTACAGGTCGGCGCGGAAGGCGCGCCGCTGCACCATGTCGAACACGTCCTGATGGGTGGCCGCGATCACCCGGACGTCGACGTCGACGGCCCGTCCCCCGCTTCCCAGCCGTTCGATCTGGCGCTCTTGCAGCGCGCGCAGCAGCTTGGGCTGCAGCTCGAGCGGCAGATCGCCGATCTCGTCGAGGAACAGGGTGCCGCGGTGCGCGGCTGCGAAGCGGCCGTCGGACTGGGCCAGGGCGCCGGTGAAGGCACCCCGCTCGTGCCCGAACAGCTCGCTCTCGAGGAGACCGGCTGGCAGGGCGGCACAGTTGACCGCGACGAACGGGCCGGCCCGGCGCGGCCCGGCGGCGTGGATGGCGCGCGCCACCACTTCCTTGCCGGTGCCCGTCTCGCCGAGCAGCAGCACCGAACTGTCCACCGGGGCGATCAGCTCGATGGCGTCCCGTACGCTCCTGAGCGCTTCGCTGTTCCCGATCAACTCGACCGCCATCATCGACCCCATCGTTCACGCGTGGCCATGCGCGTCACCTCGCGAGGGCCGCGCCGACGTACGCGAGCAGCTCGGCCGCGTCGAAGGGCTTGCCCATGAAGGCGAGGGCGCCGTCACGAAGCGCACGCCGGCGCGCCTCGTCGTCGTCGTACGCCGTCACGAAAATGACCGGGAGCGTCGGCCGCGCCGCGCGGAGACGCCGATGGAGTTCGAACCCGTCGATGCCGGGCAGGCGAACGTCGGCGACGACACATCCGGCACGGTGCATCACATCCGTGTCGAGGAAGGCCTCGGCCGACGCGAAGGTCTCCGCCTCGAATCCCGCCGACTCGAGCACGCTCTGCATCGACGCCCGGATCCGCCGATCGTCGTCAACCGCCGCGACGACGCGAGGAGAATCGGATGGCGATGACCCCGGGGCGCCCACGACACCGGCATCGTAGCCGCGGGCACGGGCCGCGAACAGCTATAGGTTCATTCAGTGACGCGCGGCGCCGGCGCCCGGATGCCGAGCGTGTCCGCGAACCTGATCAGCTCCGCCAGGGAGTGCGCCCCCATCTTCCGCATGACCTGTCCGCGGTGGACGCCGATCGTGATCTCGCTCGTGCCGAGCTCGGCGGCCGTGTGCTTGTTGGCAAAGCCACAGACCACGTACGACAGCACCTCGCGCTCGCGCCGCGTCAGTCGCGCATGGCGGCGACGCACCTCGTCGGCGGCAGCGCGCCTCGCCCGCGCGTCGCGATCGCGACCGATCGCGTCCTCGACGGCCGCGAGCAGCTCACGATCGCCGAACGGCTTCAGCAGGAACTCGACGGCCCCGGCCTTCATCGCGCGCACCGACGAGGGCACGTCGCCGTGGCCGGTGATGAACACGATCGGCGGCCCGCCGCGGTCTGTCAGCCCCCGTTGCAGGTCGAGGCCATGCATGTCGGGCAGTTCGAGGTCGAGCACGAGGCAGCCTGGCGCGTCTGGCGTCTCGGCTTCGAGGTATTGCGTGGCGGAGGCAAACACCGAGACGCGGTGTCCTGCTGCGGCGAGCAGATCGGCCACCGCCGTCCTGACCCGCGCGTCGTCATCGACCACGAAGACGGTCGGGTGATCTGCGGTCATGGCCGGCCGTCCGGCGCCAGTGGCATGGTGAACGAGAAGGTGGTGCCGCGGTCGCCGTGGCTGACCGCGGAGAGGCGCCCGCCGTGCGCGGTGGCGATCGACCGGCAGATGGTCAGTCCCATCCCGAGTCCGTCGGCCTTGGTGGTGAAGAAGGGCTCGAACACGACGTCGGGGTGGCTCAGGCCGCTCCCGTTGTCGGACACCTCGAGCAGCGCGTGTGGCCCGGAACGGCGCGACAGTACGGACACGTGGCGTTCCCGGTCCGTCACGCCCGCCACCGCTTCCAGGGCGTTCACCGCCAGGTTCCAGACCAACTGCTGCAGTTGGACGCGATCGCCGCGGACTCCGGACAGGGTCGGGTCCAGGATGCTCGCGACGACCACCTGCTTGCGCGTGAACTCTACCTCCAGCAGCCGGAGGACCTCGCGGATCACTTCGTTGAGGTCGAGCAGCGCGTTCTCCGTCGGTGTGCGCTTGAAGAGCGAACGGACGCGCGTCACCACGTCGGCGGCATCGCGGCCGTCGCTTGCGATGCGTTCGGCCGCCTCCACGGCGCGCTCGACGTTGGGCGTCGGGCCGGACAGCCACCGCAGGCACGCGTGGGCGTTGGTCACCACGGCCGCCAGCGGCTGGTTCACTTCGTGGGCGATGGCCGCCGCCAGCTCGCCGACCGTGGCCACCTGCGCGGCTCGCGACAGCTTCCCCTGCATCTCGCCGATGGCCCGCGAGGCCTGCGCCAGTTCCTGGCTGGCCAGCCACTGGTCGGTCATGTCCATCGACGCGCCGATGTACTCGACGAGATCGCCTGCCGCGTCGAGGACGGGCCGTCCCACGGCGTACTGGTAGCCGATGGTGCCGTCGCCGCGGAGGATGCGGTAGTCGGCGCGATAGGCGGTGCGCGCACGCACGCACTGCTCGAAGGCGGCCTGCACGCGCGGCCGGTCGTCGGGATGGATGCGCCCGAACCAGAACGCGGGACTGGTCACGTCGTCGCCGGGGCGCACCCCGTACGCGCGCTCGATCTCGGCCGAGCTCTCGACGCGGTCGGCGACGGGATCGTAGCGGAAGCCACCCGTGCGGCTCAGGCGCTGGACCTCGACGAGGAAGGCCTCGCTCCGGCGCCGTTCCTCCTCGGCGCGCTTGCGCGCATCGACGTCGGTGATCAGCACCGGCCACCTGATGATGTGGCCGTCCGGGTCGCGATCGGGCACGGCCCGCACGTGGAACCAGCGATACACCCCGTCGC from Luteitalea sp. TBR-22 includes:
- a CDS encoding NADPH-dependent F420 reductase, with amino-acid sequence MHRVPLAVVCACVMATVVPSAQQAAPPASAPDKPVVAVIGTGTLAGTLGPAIGRAGYRVVYGSRDPVRDSVRALVARSGPNAAAVTPRDATAAAAIVVLAVPRNVLDEVSDGLGTLDGKIVIDVSGGQKRVAADGYLELVPGPSGSERLQSRHATARVVRVNLPLMAYFVDPLLVGTPPTILIAGNDPRARESVARLIFDLGLDPWDAGPLRFAQVFDAINTMALVPAQQGRNEGYELRLMPSAPLSCFADMSQLFGFGRPGELENVRPFPRRAPPIPCEEWRRRLGW
- a CDS encoding PAS domain-containing protein, with protein sequence MHQLERNHASGLGPTALGISTLVDALPVLACTGRADGTGLEFANRRFVEYTGAATAQLSGWGWTTCIHADDRERVLDELAAALDRPLELELRLRGADGTHRWFLLRAEPWRDTSETVVGWCGVLTDIERQHRAFDSLPGIVCTNTPEGKIEDVNAAAVEFYGRSREDLRNWAVAVHPDDVPMVVARKAQAVATGEPMDFDVRNRRADGVYRWLHCRSLPQRDREGRIVRWYSLLTDIDDRRQAEEALRSREREYRSIIDTVPGLVAIWTPDGRAEFVNAQLLAYIGQDLTAIQGWQASDIIHADDRPRVTAAWAHAMTSGEPFDSEHRLRRSDGVYRWFHVRAVPDRDPDGHIIRWPVLITDVDARKRAEEERRRSEAFLVEVQRLSRTGGFRYDPVADRVESSAEIERAYGVRPGDDVTSPAFWFGRIHPDDRPRVQAAFEQCVRARTAYRADYRILRGDGTIGYQYAVGRPVLDAAGDLVEYIGASMDMTDQWLASQELAQASRAIGEMQGKLSRAAQVATVGELAAAIAHEVNQPLAAVVTNAHACLRWLSGPTPNVERAVEAAERIASDGRDAADVVTRVRSLFKRTPTENALLDLNEVIREVLRLLEVEFTRKQVVVASILDPTLSGVRGDRVQLQQLVWNLAVNALEAVAGVTDRERHVSVLSRRSGPHALLEVSDNGSGLSHPDVVFEPFFTTKADGLGMGLTICRSIATAHGGRLSAVSHGDRGTTFSFTMPLAPDGRP
- a CDS encoding sensor histidine kinase codes for the protein MGKLHALLPTLAVTAPLHPDQHSPVRERAREHAEEVSPGQEAFAAALAHELTQPLAALILNAEAARVLATRLPATADQGGALADTLVDIEREAARAATVIDGLRALFSGERLTAGRATVNDALRAAIAEVAVAMDECGVRAHLALTEPLPDVCGQQTLLYLMFLNLMVNAIQAMAATPPGERELYVGSRQDGDRILVTVADTGCGFPAALRSRIFDRGVSTKTGHLGVGLALVKRIADVHGGRLDVDASARRGTAFVIAFPPAATMPSCATAIRTGARGTP
- a CDS encoding alpha/beta hydrolase, with translation MSSSSLPQDHPTRDERGGHSRDRLEPVTRAFIDSLAGAPPLYTMSPAAAHKVLTDLQSAPVPAPPADVVDTTFPVGPTGETRIRIVRPQGARGPLPLLLYCHGGGWVLGDTITHDRLVRELAAGVGATVVFVDYVNSPEARYPTQNEQAYASLVHAVAHAADLGIDPSRVAVAGDSVGGNMAAALTLMAKARQGPSIAYQVLFYPLLDYLSDRPSYRQYADGPWLIADTMKWMFDLQGLDGSETDVTAYPVRASVEQLRGLPDCLLITDGDILQDEGEEYASKLSAAGVRVTSVRYNQTVHDFVMLNPLAETPAARGAIAQAITALRGALHPGS
- a CDS encoding response regulator transcription factor → MTADHPTVFVVDDDARVRTAVADLLAAAGHRVSVFASATQYLEAETPDAPGCLVLDLELPDMHGLDLQRGLTDRGGPPIVFITGHGDVPSSVRAMKAGAVEFLLKPFGDRELLAAVEDAIGRDRDARARRAAADEVRRRHARLTRREREVLSYVVCGFANKHTAAELGTSEITIGVHRGQVMRKMGAHSLAELIRFADTLGIRAPAPRVTE
- a CDS encoding response regulator transcription factor produces the protein MQSVLESAGFEAETFASAEAFLDTDVMHRAGCVVADVRLPGIDGFELHRRLRAARPTLPVIFVTAYDDDEARRRALRDGALAFMGKPFDAAELLAYVGAALAR
- a CDS encoding sigma-54-dependent Fis family transcriptional regulator, yielding MGSMMAVELIGNSEALRSVRDAIELIAPVDSSVLLLGETGTGKEVVARAIHAAGPRRAGPFVAVNCAALPAGLLESELFGHERGAFTGALAQSDGRFAAAHRGTLFLDEIGDLPLELQPKLLRALQERQIERLGSGGRAVDVDVRVIAATHQDVFDMVQRRAFRADLYYRLNVFPIVIPPLRQRREDIPLLVRHFVRTFARRHGRHVPEVPSALLDRLADQPWPGNVRELQNVVERAVIATRGETLATPHGLGPLPVLQGTSLRTLADVERDHIIETLRSTNGVIGGWNGAASRLGLPRTTLLARMQRLGIPRQASSAPGARALVTRDDSP